The following is a genomic window from Amycolatopsis acidiphila.
TTTTTCACTGCGGACGCCCGCGCCGGTCGGCTATGTAAGTTCCTTTCGACCTGATTGTCACGACCAGCCCCCGATAACGGAGAAGACGGGTCGCATGCCGGGCCGTTCCCAGCGACACCCCGTATTCCTGCGCGAGTCTGCGCTCGGAGGGCAGCGGTGTATTCGGGGCCAATTCCCCCGCGTCGATTCGAGCGGCGATGTGCTCGGCCATCATTTCGTAGACGTAACCCGGGGTGTCGCCGGGATCGAACTTGGGAACGATCACGTGGCGAAGGTAGAACCGCCTTGAACAGCGAAAATAGCGTGGGTGAGCCGTCCTGCGGTAGGGCGCGACAATGCGCGTACGAGCAAGGCTGTGGACACCTTCCCGAATAGTCGGAGGCGTCACTCTAGCGGGTCA
Proteins encoded in this region:
- a CDS encoding GntR family transcriptional regulator, with product MIVPKFDPGDTPGYVYEMMAEHIAARIDAGELAPNTPLPSERRLAQEYGVSLGTARHATRLLRYRGLVVTIRSKGTYIADRRGRPQ